One window from the genome of Thermus sediminis encodes:
- a CDS encoding YceI family protein, with protein sequence MRWNLDPAHTSIAFSVRHMVVATVRGSLNLKEGFVEADPKGTPIRVEARLDAKSIHTGVADRDNHLRSPDFLDVGRYPEIVFRSERITPLGEGRYRVEGELTLRDVTRPLALEVETSGPIKDPWGNERLAAHFEGKLNRKDFGLTWNMVLETGGLLVGEEVRFSVDTELVAEKAQVGT encoded by the coding sequence ATGCGTTGGAACCTGGATCCTGCTCACACCAGCATCGCCTTCTCCGTGCGGCATATGGTGGTGGCCACGGTGCGGGGTAGCCTGAACCTGAAGGAGGGCTTTGTGGAGGCCGACCCAAAGGGAACCCCTATCCGCGTGGAGGCCCGTCTAGATGCCAAGAGCATCCACACGGGCGTGGCCGACCGGGACAACCACCTCCGCTCCCCGGACTTCCTGGATGTGGGGCGCTACCCGGAGATCGTCTTCCGGAGCGAGAGGATCACCCCCTTGGGGGAGGGCCGCTACCGGGTAGAGGGGGAGCTCACCCTCCGGGACGTGACCCGGCCCCTGGCCCTCGAGGTGGAAACCTCGGGGCCCATCAAGGACCCCTGGGGCAACGAGCGCCTGGCCGCCCACTTTGAGGGGAAGCTCAACCGCAAGGACTTCGGCCTCACCTGGAACATGGTCCTGGAAACCGGGGGGCTTCTGGTGGGCGAGGAGGTCCGCTTCAGCGTGGATACGGAGCTGGTGGCGGAAAAGGCGCAAGTGGGGACCTAG
- a CDS encoding EVE domain-containing protein: protein MAYWLLKTEPETYSIEDLRREGRAIWDGVRNFQARNYLMGMREGDLCFIYHSSANPPGIAGLARVVRAGLPDPTQFDPQSPYFDPKATRERPRWYTVEVAFLEAWPLIPLAELKRLFPPDHPLVKRGNRLSVMPVPPEVAEGLIARRGSR, encoded by the coding sequence GTGGCCTACTGGCTCCTGAAGACCGAACCCGAGACCTACAGCATAGAGGACCTGAGGCGGGAGGGACGGGCCATATGGGACGGGGTCCGGAACTTCCAGGCCCGCAACTACCTGATGGGGATGCGGGAAGGGGACCTCTGCTTCATCTACCACTCCAGCGCCAACCCCCCGGGGATCGCGGGCCTGGCCCGGGTGGTGCGAGCCGGCCTCCCCGACCCCACCCAGTTTGACCCCCAAAGCCCCTACTTTGACCCCAAGGCCACCCGGGAAAGGCCCCGCTGGTACACGGTGGAGGTGGCCTTCCTCGAGGCCTGGCCCCTCATCCCCCTAGCCGAGCTCAAACGCCTCTTCCCCCCAGACCACCCCCTGGTCAAAAGGGGGAACCGGCTTTCCGTGATGCCGGTCCCCCCGGAGGTGGCCGAGGGGCTTATTGCGCGGAGAGGGTCCCGATGA
- a CDS encoding prephenate dehydrogenase/arogenate dehydrogenase family protein yields MRPLFAKVGIFGVGLLGGSIALGLKERFLAEEVHAYDPDPLALEKALFLGVADRAHTDIGPWVGELSLGILAAPVGALAHLGRALAPHAHPQSLWTDVGSVKAKVVEALEGLLPHFLGGHPMAGSERAGVENAHAGLLQNAVWVLTPTERTTPKAQEGIRGLVEALGAYPLEVPPRLHDELVARISHLPYLLAVALNRLVARSPERDLLMFLAAGGFRDLTRVASGSPRMSRDMVVENKEALREAIEELREILLELEGLLEEPQALLEATEEAKRTRDSLPIVRRSLLPEMHDLSVQVPDRPGEIARIATALGEAGINIKDIEVLTIREEAGALRLGFATREEKERAREVLKEAGYRVR; encoded by the coding sequence ATGAGGCCCCTCTTCGCCAAGGTGGGCATCTTCGGGGTGGGCCTCTTGGGGGGAAGCATAGCCCTGGGGCTCAAGGAGCGCTTCCTGGCCGAGGAGGTCCACGCCTACGACCCAGACCCCCTGGCCCTGGAGAAGGCCCTCTTCCTGGGGGTGGCGGACCGGGCCCACACGGACATCGGCCCCTGGGTAGGGGAGCTTTCCTTGGGCATCCTGGCGGCCCCCGTGGGGGCCCTGGCCCATCTGGGAAGGGCCCTCGCCCCCCACGCCCATCCCCAAAGCCTCTGGACCGATGTGGGAAGCGTGAAGGCCAAGGTGGTGGAGGCCCTCGAGGGCCTCCTCCCCCACTTCCTGGGGGGGCACCCTATGGCGGGAAGCGAGCGGGCCGGGGTGGAGAACGCCCACGCGGGGCTTCTCCAGAACGCCGTCTGGGTCCTCACCCCCACGGAAAGGACCACCCCCAAGGCCCAGGAAGGGATCAGAGGGCTGGTGGAGGCCCTGGGAGCCTACCCCCTCGAGGTCCCCCCCAGGCTCCACGACGAGCTCGTGGCCCGCATCTCCCACCTCCCCTACCTCCTGGCCGTGGCCCTGAACCGCTTGGTGGCCCGAAGCCCGGAACGGGACCTCCTCATGTTCCTAGCGGCGGGGGGCTTCCGCGACCTGACCCGGGTGGCCTCGGGCTCCCCCCGGATGAGCCGGGACATGGTGGTGGAGAACAAGGAGGCCCTCAGGGAGGCCATAGAGGAGCTCCGGGAGATCCTCCTGGAGCTTGAGGGTCTCTTGGAGGAACCGCAAGCCCTCCTGGAGGCGACGGAGGAGGCCAAAAGGACCCGGGACAGCCTCCCCATCGTGCGCCGAAGCCTCCTTCCCGAGATGCACGACCTCTCCGTCCAGGTACCGGACCGCCCCGGGGAGATCGCCAGGATCGCCACCGCCTTGGGGGAGGCCGGGATCAACATCAAGGACATCGAGGTCCTCACCATCCGGGAGGAGGCGGGAGCCCTGAGGCTTGGCTTCGCCACCCGGGAGGAGAAGGAAAGGGCCAGGGAGGTCCTCAAGGAGGCGGGGTATCGGGTTCGCTAG
- a CDS encoding GGDEF domain-containing protein, with protein sequence MDLVRSLYGLTWLGLLLGIGVQLHYWPIRDLRLLPLYLAFALLFLLALRQGPKRAPRVLVHALGAYLLFEAWRSGEAYWGAGFWSPALYLLAAFAYPLPWALGAGAFWGGLLVLLPLLAGRDTGFPYGHYALSQPILLALTLLLARFRELYGQVRFWREQALTCPLTGLPNRRALEMALEREAARVERGERPFALVLLDLDDFKRVNDERGHQEGDRVLRRVAGYLKAHVRQGDLVGRWGGEEFAILLPATDPLGAERLAERLREGLAALGVTASFGVALYRGDLGELFLRADQALYRAKALGKNRVARASEPDTPPP encoded by the coding sequence GTGGACCTGGTCCGCTCCCTCTATGGCCTCACCTGGCTGGGGCTACTCCTGGGGATCGGGGTCCAGCTCCACTACTGGCCTATCCGGGACCTCCGCCTCCTCCCCCTCTACCTCGCCTTCGCCCTCCTCTTCCTCTTGGCCCTCCGCCAGGGCCCCAAGCGGGCCCCCAGGGTCCTGGTCCACGCCCTCGGGGCCTACCTCCTCTTCGAGGCCTGGCGCTCGGGGGAGGCCTACTGGGGGGCGGGGTTTTGGAGCCCGGCCCTCTACCTCCTCGCCGCCTTCGCCTACCCCTTGCCCTGGGCCTTGGGGGCGGGAGCCTTTTGGGGCGGGCTTCTCGTCCTCCTTCCCCTCCTCGCCGGCCGGGACACGGGCTTCCCCTACGGCCACTACGCCCTTTCCCAACCCATCCTTCTGGCCCTCACCCTCCTCCTGGCCCGGTTCCGGGAGCTCTACGGCCAGGTGCGCTTCTGGCGGGAGCAGGCCCTCACCTGCCCCCTCACGGGCCTCCCCAACCGCCGGGCCCTGGAGATGGCCCTGGAAAGGGAGGCGGCCCGGGTGGAGCGGGGGGAGAGGCCCTTCGCCCTCGTCCTCCTGGACCTGGACGACTTCAAGCGGGTGAACGACGAGAGGGGGCACCAGGAGGGGGACCGGGTCCTGAGGCGGGTGGCGGGGTACCTAAAGGCCCACGTGCGCCAGGGGGATCTGGTGGGGCGGTGGGGCGGGGAGGAGTTCGCCATCCTCCTGCCCGCCACCGACCCCCTGGGGGCGGAACGCTTGGCGGAAAGGCTTCGGGAAGGCCTTGCGGCCTTGGGCGTCACCGCCAGCTTTGGGGTGGCCCTTTACCGGGGGGACCTGGGGGAGCTCTTCCTCCGGGCGGACCAGGCCCTTTACCGGGCCAAGGCCTTGGGCAAAAACCGGGTGGCCCGGGCTAGCGAACCCGATACCCCGCCTCCTTGA
- the aroF gene encoding 3-deoxy-7-phosphoheptulonate synthase, which translates to MLVVMKRGYTEAELQEVVREIEKVGYRPHVSRGVETTLVGAIGRGPTPELMEHFRALPGVAEVIPISKPWKLASLDVQPFPTVLDFPTGKTGGGHVMVAAGPCGVESWEQTLRAARYVKAHGAQMLRGGAFKPRTSPYAFQGLGVEGLKILAEARRETGLPVVTEVLSPEQVELVAEHADVLQIGARNAQNFPLLQAVGEVGKPVLLKRGMSMTLEEFLMSAEYILSRGNMQVILVERGIRTFEKATRFTLDVSAVPVLKSWTHLPIWIDPSHPAGKRDWVIPLALAGLAAGADGIIVETHPEPEKALSDAAQQLHEEEFAKLMRQVRRLAEALDKTLSTPVKG; encoded by the coding sequence ATGTTGGTCGTGATGAAGCGTGGGTACACGGAGGCGGAGCTTCAGGAAGTGGTCCGGGAGATAGAGAAGGTGGGGTACCGGCCCCACGTCTCCCGGGGGGTGGAGACCACCCTGGTGGGGGCCATCGGCCGGGGGCCCACCCCGGAGCTCATGGAGCACTTCCGGGCCCTGCCCGGCGTGGCCGAGGTCATCCCCATCTCCAAGCCTTGGAAGCTGGCGAGCCTGGACGTGCAACCCTTCCCCACGGTCCTGGACTTCCCCACGGGGAAGACCGGGGGCGGGCACGTGATGGTGGCGGCGGGGCCTTGCGGGGTGGAAAGCTGGGAGCAGACCCTGAGGGCGGCTCGCTACGTGAAGGCCCATGGGGCCCAGATGCTCCGGGGCGGGGCCTTCAAGCCCCGCACGAGCCCCTACGCCTTTCAGGGCCTAGGGGTGGAGGGCCTGAAGATCCTGGCCGAGGCCAGGCGGGAGACGGGCCTCCCCGTGGTCACCGAGGTCCTCTCCCCGGAGCAGGTGGAGCTCGTGGCCGAGCACGCCGACGTCCTGCAGATCGGGGCCCGGAACGCCCAGAACTTCCCCCTCCTCCAGGCGGTGGGGGAGGTGGGGAAGCCCGTCCTCCTCAAGCGGGGGATGAGCATGACCCTCGAGGAGTTCCTCATGAGCGCCGAGTACATCCTCTCCCGGGGCAACATGCAGGTGATCCTGGTGGAACGGGGGATCCGCACCTTTGAGAAGGCCACCCGCTTCACCCTGGACGTCTCCGCCGTCCCAGTGCTCAAGAGCTGGACCCACCTCCCCATCTGGATAGACCCCTCCCACCCCGCGGGCAAGCGGGACTGGGTCATCCCCCTGGCCCTGGCGGGCCTGGCCGCGGGGGCGGACGGGATCATCGTAGAGACCCACCCCGAGCCGGAAAAGGCCCTCTCCGACGCGGCCCAGCAGCTCCACGAGGAGGAGTTCGCAAAGCTGATGCGCCAGGTGCGCCGCCTAGCGGAGGCCCTGGACAAGACCCTCTCCACTCCGGTCAAGGGATGA
- a CDS encoding PIG-L deacetylase family protein, with translation MRRLAPWQWLLLLLLLYVGATEALRLWLGLLWAERLGLLLAALGVWAFINGRFVFAYYHALLASAWVRRLPLFAPGPGERLLVLAPHPDDEVLAAAGLMRRVHGAGGRVSVVYLTSGDAFDLAAGSPLPSKEAMRRLALRRMVEAWRGLEALGLPRERALFLGFPDQGLFQLFTTHYYLAYESPHTGLEAVAYPGVYRPGLPYTGKVLEATLVEILRELRPTRILLPSPLDAHRDHQATAYFGMRAAASLGLEGRLEYYVIHGGYQYPLPKGLHKGLPLYPPPRGRGLPWRRFPLSEEEVLLKEKAIRAHRSQMRLLGRFLLAFVRQNELFSPLPVPAKEVLTSEEGWTALEEREVL, from the coding sequence GTGCGCCGCCTGGCTCCCTGGCAGTGGCTGCTTCTGCTCCTGCTCCTCTACGTGGGGGCGACAGAGGCCTTGAGGCTTTGGCTAGGGTTGCTTTGGGCCGAGCGCCTGGGGCTCCTCCTCGCCGCCCTAGGGGTTTGGGCCTTCATCAACGGCCGCTTCGTCTTCGCCTACTACCACGCTCTCCTGGCCTCGGCCTGGGTGCGCCGCCTACCCCTTTTCGCGCCAGGGCCTGGGGAGCGCCTCCTGGTTCTCGCCCCCCACCCCGACGACGAGGTCCTGGCGGCGGCGGGCCTCATGCGCCGCGTCCACGGGGCGGGCGGGCGGGTGAGCGTGGTCTACCTCACCTCGGGGGATGCCTTTGACCTGGCGGCGGGAAGCCCCCTTCCCTCCAAGGAGGCCATGCGCCGGCTGGCCCTAAGGCGGATGGTGGAGGCCTGGCGGGGGTTGGAGGCCCTGGGCCTTCCCCGGGAGCGCGCCCTCTTCCTGGGCTTCCCCGACCAAGGGCTTTTCCAGCTCTTCACCACCCACTACTACCTGGCCTACGAGAGCCCCCACACGGGCCTCGAGGCCGTGGCCTACCCCGGGGTTTACCGCCCGGGCCTTCCCTACACGGGGAAGGTCCTGGAGGCCACCCTGGTGGAGATCCTTCGCGAGCTTAGGCCCACCCGCATCCTCCTGCCAAGCCCTCTGGACGCCCACCGGGACCACCAGGCCACCGCCTACTTCGGCATGCGGGCGGCGGCCTCCTTGGGGCTCGAGGGGCGCCTGGAGTACTACGTGATCCACGGGGGCTACCAGTACCCCTTGCCCAAGGGCCTCCACAAAGGGCTTCCCCTCTACCCCCCACCCCGGGGCCGGGGGCTTCCCTGGCGGCGGTTTCCCCTTTCCGAGGAAGAGGTTCTCCTCAAGGAAAAGGCCATCCGGGCCCACCGGAGCCAGATGCGCCTTTTGGGGCGCTTCCTCCTCGCCTTCGTGCGGCAGAACGAACTCTTTAGCCCCCTCCCCGTTCCCGCCAAGGAGGTCCTAACCTCAGAGGAGGGCTGGACCGCCCTCGAGGAGCGGGAGGTCCTCTAA
- a CDS encoding L-threonylcarbamoyladenylate synthase, which translates to MAEVYQKELAEAAEILKRGGLVAFPTDTVWGVLARMEDEAACRRIYAMKGRGEGKPLQVLVADLEDALQLAQLGPLEGRFLRLAEAFWPGGLTVVVPGRGIPSWISQDGSVGLRMPAHGALRELLRGVGGYAAATSLNKSGLPPVGTEEEARAFPVDFVFPGEAGGLASSVVDLRTGEVLREGTIPKAALLSYLARG; encoded by the coding sequence ATGGCCGAAGTATACCAGAAGGAGTTGGCCGAAGCGGCGGAGATCCTGAAGAGGGGCGGACTGGTGGCCTTCCCCACGGACACCGTGTGGGGGGTCCTGGCCCGGATGGAGGACGAGGCCGCCTGCCGACGGATCTACGCCATGAAGGGGCGTGGGGAGGGAAAACCCCTCCAGGTCCTGGTGGCGGACCTCGAGGACGCCCTCCAACTGGCCCAGCTGGGCCCCCTGGAGGGGCGGTTCCTGCGCCTGGCGGAGGCCTTCTGGCCGGGGGGGCTCACCGTGGTGGTCCCGGGGCGGGGCATCCCCTCCTGGATCAGCCAGGACGGCTCCGTGGGCCTGAGGATGCCCGCCCACGGGGCCTTGCGGGAGCTCCTCCGGGGGGTGGGAGGGTATGCGGCGGCCACCAGCCTGAACAAAAGCGGCCTCCCCCCGGTGGGCACCGAGGAGGAGGCCCGGGCCTTCCCCGTGGACTTCGTCTTCCCCGGGGAGGCGGGGGGGCTGGCCTCCAGCGTGGTGGACCTGCGCACGGGGGAGGTCCTCCGGGAAGGGACCATCCCCAAGGCGGCCCTCCTCTCCTACCTGGCCCGTGGCTAG
- a CDS encoding type II secretion system F family protein: MPVYQYKARDRQGRLVEATIEAEDLRTAARLLRDRGLFVAEIKEPGRGLQREVRLPALERGPGLKDLAIFSRQLATMIGAGLTLLQSLAILEKQTENKKFREILRQVRGDIEGGMAFSDALAKHKLFSRLYVNLVRAGETSGGLDVILDRLAAFLEKELELRGKIRSAMTYPVIVFVFAVGVAYFLLTGIVPQFAQILRDLGSELPLLTRFLIAVSEFLRAATLPLLLLFVALFFAYRWYYGTPQGRKVIDRIKLRIPVFGNLNRKTAVARFSRTLALLLASGVNILESLDITKGTAGNSVVEGIVDLAKNKVQQGEPLNLTLAQHPFVFPPMVSSMVAIGEETGALDTMLSKIADFYEREVDEAVASLTAAIEPLMIIFLGVIVGLIVAGMFLPLFRIIGTLSAQ, translated from the coding sequence ATGCCGGTCTACCAGTATAAGGCTCGCGACCGTCAGGGCCGCCTGGTGGAGGCTACCATTGAGGCCGAGGACCTGCGCACCGCAGCCCGCCTCCTTAGGGACCGGGGCCTCTTCGTGGCGGAGATCAAGGAGCCCGGGCGGGGGCTCCAAAGGGAGGTGCGCCTGCCCGCCCTGGAGCGGGGTCCTGGGCTCAAGGACCTCGCCATCTTCTCCCGCCAGCTCGCCACCATGATCGGGGCCGGCCTCACCCTCCTCCAGTCCCTGGCCATCCTGGAAAAACAGACAGAAAACAAGAAGTTCCGGGAGATCCTCAGGCAGGTGCGCGGGGACATAGAAGGCGGCATGGCCTTCTCCGACGCCCTGGCCAAGCACAAGCTCTTCTCCCGGCTCTACGTGAACCTGGTGCGGGCGGGGGAGACCTCGGGCGGCCTGGACGTGATCCTGGACCGCCTGGCCGCCTTCTTGGAGAAGGAACTGGAGCTAAGGGGCAAGATCCGAAGCGCCATGACCTACCCCGTCATCGTCTTCGTCTTCGCCGTGGGCGTGGCCTACTTCCTCCTCACCGGGATCGTGCCCCAGTTCGCCCAGATCCTCAGGGACCTGGGCTCGGAGCTTCCCCTCCTCACCCGCTTCCTCATCGCGGTTTCCGAGTTCTTGAGGGCCGCCACCCTGCCCCTTCTCCTCCTCTTCGTGGCCCTCTTCTTCGCTTACCGCTGGTACTACGGCACCCCCCAGGGGCGCAAGGTCATCGACCGCATCAAGCTGAGGATCCCCGTCTTCGGCAACCTGAACCGCAAGACCGCCGTGGCCCGCTTCTCCCGCACCCTGGCCCTCCTCCTGGCGAGCGGGGTCAACATCCTGGAGTCCTTGGACATCACCAAGGGCACTGCGGGCAACAGCGTGGTGGAGGGGATCGTGGACCTGGCCAAGAACAAGGTCCAGCAGGGGGAGCCCCTGAACCTCACCCTGGCCCAGCACCCCTTCGTCTTCCCCCCCATGGTGAGCTCCATGGTGGCCATCGGCGAGGAGACGGGGGCCCTGGACACCATGCTCTCCAAGATCGCCGACTTCTACGAGCGGGAGGTGGACGAGGCGGTGGCCAGCCTCACCGCGGCCATTGAGCCCCTGATGATCATCTTCCTGGGCGTGATCGTGGGCCTGATCGTGGCGGGGATGTTCCTGCCCCTCTTCCGGATCATCGGGACCCTCTCCGCGCAATAA
- a CDS encoding FAD-binding oxidoreductase codes for MGLREELRAAFGPRALLSPAEKGVYRYDAILVGEAPLAVVLPESTAEVQALVRLSQRHGVPLVPRGAGSGLSGGAVPLGEALVVAFTRMTRLEVDPLGRTAWAEPGVTTAQLSQAARPYGLFYPPDPASSHTSTLGGNLGENAGGPLCFKYGVTGDYVLELEWVDGEGEVWRLSREAYDLPGLLIGSEGTLGLITGARLRLLPLPRYRATLMALFPGVEALAEAVSQGIALGAVPAKLEFMDKSAVNAVEAYLGMGLPRDRALLLVETDGDDRELVEEELSLLERTALELGAEVKRARDEGEAEALWRARRSVSPALGRLRPKRVNEDIAVPRSALPRVVGELEALGRAFGLLLVQFGHIGDGNLHPNILYDPRLEPEERVWALAHEIARVALRHGGVLSGEHGIGFMKRPFMAEALDPATLGFLRRVKAALDPRGVLNPGKVLP; via the coding sequence ATGGGGCTTCGGGAGGAGCTGAGGGCAGCCTTCGGCCCTAGGGCCCTCCTCTCCCCTGCGGAGAAGGGGGTCTACCGCTACGACGCCATCCTGGTGGGGGAGGCCCCCCTAGCCGTGGTCCTGCCGGAGTCCACGGCGGAGGTGCAGGCCCTGGTGCGCCTGAGCCAAAGGCACGGGGTTCCCTTGGTGCCTCGAGGGGCGGGAAGCGGGCTTTCCGGGGGGGCGGTGCCCCTGGGGGAGGCCCTCGTGGTGGCCTTTACCCGCATGACCCGCCTCGAGGTGGACCCCCTGGGCCGCACCGCCTGGGCTGAGCCCGGGGTCACCACCGCCCAGCTCTCCCAGGCGGCGAGGCCCTATGGCCTCTTCTACCCCCCAGACCCTGCCTCCTCCCACACCAGCACCCTGGGGGGAAACCTGGGGGAGAACGCCGGAGGGCCCCTCTGCTTCAAGTACGGGGTCACGGGGGACTACGTCTTGGAGCTGGAGTGGGTGGACGGGGAGGGGGAGGTGTGGCGCCTCAGCCGGGAGGCCTACGACCTCCCCGGCCTCCTCATCGGCTCGGAGGGGACCTTGGGCCTCATCACCGGGGCCCGGCTCCGGCTTCTCCCCCTCCCCCGCTACCGGGCCACCCTCATGGCCCTCTTTCCCGGGGTGGAGGCCCTGGCGGAGGCGGTCTCCCAGGGCATCGCCCTGGGGGCAGTTCCCGCCAAGCTGGAGTTCATGGACAAAAGCGCGGTGAACGCCGTGGAGGCCTACCTGGGCATGGGCCTGCCCCGGGACAGGGCCCTCCTCCTGGTGGAAACGGACGGGGACGACCGGGAGCTGGTGGAGGAGGAGCTTTCCCTCTTGGAGAGGACGGCCTTGGAGCTTGGGGCCGAGGTGAAGAGGGCCCGGGACGAGGGGGAGGCCGAGGCCCTCTGGCGGGCCCGGAGGAGCGTGAGCCCGGCCCTGGGCCGCCTCCGCCCCAAGCGGGTCAACGAGGACATCGCCGTGCCCCGGAGCGCCTTGCCCCGGGTGGTGGGGGAGCTCGAGGCCCTGGGGCGGGCCTTTGGCCTCCTCCTGGTCCAGTTCGGCCACATCGGGGACGGCAACCTCCACCCCAACATCCTCTACGACCCCCGCTTGGAGCCCGAGGAGCGGGTCTGGGCCTTGGCCCACGAGATCGCCCGGGTGGCCCTGCGCCATGGCGGCGTGCTCTCTGGGGAGCACGGCATCGGGTTCATGAAGCGCCCCTTCATGGCCGAGGCCCTGGACCCCGCCACCCTAGGCTTCCTTAGGCGGGTCAAGGCGGCCCTGGACCCCAGGGGGGTCCTTAACCCCGGAAAGGTCCTTCCCTAG
- a CDS encoding menaquinone biosynthetic enzyme MqnA/MqnD family protein, which produces MSYRLGLPPYANVAPLAHFLRPEGFTLFQAPPTALNRMLLEGELDLSLASSLAYLEHQDQWGLLPDFSVAVLGPVYSVNLFHRVPLEDLKRVALTGESATSVALLRLLLEERGVKPCYERAEGELELLQDYEGVLLIGDRAVKVYARLLRGLPETPMDLPTRFGEVAVTDLAMAWFRRTRLPFVFAVWAYRRESPPPKAVVQALRRARLLGLGRLEEVAQKEGRRLSVHPALLLHYLWNFRYHLEEPDRLGLKAFAEALGLPFRPMYYPE; this is translated from the coding sequence GTGAGCTACCGGCTAGGGCTCCCTCCCTACGCCAACGTGGCCCCCCTGGCCCACTTCCTGAGGCCCGAAGGGTTTACCCTGTTCCAGGCCCCCCCCACCGCCCTGAACCGCATGCTCCTGGAGGGGGAGTTGGACCTCTCCTTGGCCTCGAGCCTGGCCTACCTGGAGCACCAGGACCAATGGGGCCTCCTCCCCGACTTCTCCGTGGCCGTCCTGGGGCCGGTGTACTCGGTAAACCTCTTCCACCGCGTGCCCCTGGAGGACCTAAAAAGGGTAGCCCTCACCGGGGAGAGCGCCACCAGCGTGGCCCTCCTCCGCCTCCTCCTGGAGGAGCGGGGGGTAAAGCCCTGCTACGAGCGAGCCGAGGGAGAGCTTGAGCTTTTGCAAGACTACGAAGGGGTCCTCCTCATCGGGGACCGGGCCGTAAAGGTCTACGCCCGCCTCCTCAGGGGCCTCCCCGAAACCCCCATGGACCTCCCCACCCGCTTCGGGGAGGTGGCGGTCACGGACCTGGCCATGGCCTGGTTCCGCAGGACCCGCCTCCCCTTCGTCTTCGCCGTCTGGGCCTACCGCCGGGAAAGCCCCCCGCCCAAAGCGGTGGTCCAGGCCCTGAGGCGGGCCCGCCTTTTGGGCCTGGGCCGCCTGGAGGAGGTGGCCCAAAAGGAGGGGAGACGGCTTTCGGTCCACCCCGCCCTCCTCCTCCACTACCTCTGGAACTTCCGCTACCACCTGGAGGAGCCGGACCGCCTGGGCCTAAAGGCCTTCGCCGAGGCCCTGGGCCTCCCCTTCCGCCCCATGTATTATCCTGAATAG
- a CDS encoding DUF6069 family protein has translation MGANTAPWNLALAALGVALGTNLLLFLLAGAVGVPFQVTPPGQPPQEVALASVALFTVLPMLLGFALYFPLRRRTPRALPIFVGLALAVFLLMLFPPFAAAPRPDTRLALLALHVPPVAAFLWTLFRVEREMAHGP, from the coding sequence ATGGGAGCCAACACCGCCCCTTGGAACCTGGCGCTTGCGGCCCTGGGGGTGGCGCTGGGCACCAACCTCCTCCTCTTCCTCCTGGCCGGGGCGGTGGGGGTACCCTTCCAGGTGACGCCTCCGGGCCAACCCCCACAAGAGGTGGCCCTGGCCTCCGTGGCCCTTTTCACCGTCCTTCCCATGCTCCTAGGGTTTGCCCTTTACTTCCCCTTGCGGCGGAGAACCCCTCGGGCTCTCCCTATCTTCGTGGGCCTGGCCCTTGCGGTCTTCCTCCTCATGCTCTTCCCCCCTTTCGCCGCCGCCCCGCGCCCCGACACCCGCCTCGCCCTCCTCGCCCTCCACGTGCCCCCGGTGGCGGCCTTCCTCTGGACCCTCTTCCGGGTGGAAAGGGAAATGGCCCATGGCCCCTAG